Proteins from one Choloepus didactylus isolate mChoDid1 chromosome 4, mChoDid1.pri, whole genome shotgun sequence genomic window:
- the LOC119530983 gene encoding olfactory receptor 13A1-like: MGATNHTAVVEFLLQGLSENPQLQGVFSALFVLLYLTALAGNGLILMAICLNPGLHTPMYFFLSNLAILDIICTSTVLPKLLEILMGQGSTISFGGCMTQLFFLTWILGAELLLLTVMAYDRYVAICRPLHYHTLMSRSHCALLAGSVWAVSGVNTSVHTGLMARLTFCGTNQIYHFLCELSTLLLLACGPTNLNNIMIIIADVYFGVFNFLLTMLSYAFIIASILRIRSAEGKRRAFSTCSSHLLVVCLYYSTVIYTYFLPGSDSSTENRKVVAIMYTAVSPTLNPLIYTLRNKDVKVALRRVLPTFSK; this comes from the coding sequence ATGGGAGCAACCAACCACACGGCCGTGGTGGAGTTTCTCCTGCAGGGCCTCTCAGAAAATCCCCAGCTGCAGGGTGTCTTCAGTGCTCTCTTCGTCCTCCTTTACTTGACTGCTCTTGCAGGGAATGGCCTCATCCTCATGGCCATCTGCCTGAACCCGGGGCTCCACACCCCAATGTACTTCTTTCTCAGCAACCTGGCCATCTTAGACATCATCTGCACATCTACGGTTCTCCCCAAGTTGCTGGAAATCCTGATGGGTCAGGGCAGCACCATCTCCTTTGGAGGCTGCATGACCCAGCTTTTCTTCCTGACATGGATCCTGGGGGCTGAGCTGCTGCTGCTCACGGTCATGGCTTATGACCGCTACGTGGCCATCTGCCGGCCCCTGCACTACCACACACTGATGAGCAGATCCCACTGTGCCCTGCTGGCAGGCAGCGTGTGGGCGGTCAGTGGGGTCAACACCTCTGTGCACACTGGCCTGATGGCACGGCTAACATTCTGTGGCACTAATCAAATCTATCACTTCCTGTGTGAATTATCTACACTGCTCCTCCTTGCCTGTGGTCCAACAAATCTGAACAATATCATGATCATCATTGCAGATGTTTACTTTGGGGTGTTCAACTTCCTGCTCACCATGTTGTCCTATGCCTTCATCATCGCCAGCATCCTGCGCATCCGCTCGGCCGAGGGCAAGCGCagggccttctccacctgctcctcccacctcctGGTGGTCTGCCTGTACTACTCCACTGTCATCTACACCTACTTCCTCCCAGGGTCTGACTCCTCCACGGAAAATCGCAAAGTGGTCGCCATAATGTACACGGCAGTCAGCCCCACCCTGAACCCACTCATCTACACTCTGCGCAACAAGGACGTAAAAGTGGCCCTCAGGAGGGTGCTTCCCACATTCagtaaatga